One genomic segment of Helianthus annuus cultivar XRQ/B chromosome 14, HanXRQr2.0-SUNRISE, whole genome shotgun sequence includes these proteins:
- the LOC110907858 gene encoding isochorismate synthase, chloroplastic-like isoform X2 has translation MAAISTRHCIAHFMEPDSTKSNILDATRNTVYTPTQRYNHFCSLSMNGCQSRDSRTPVGMTETRTFPFVSTPAMAMERLSSAITELGFDPPLLGSGIIRLEVPIEQQIEAIDWLHGQQHFQHLPRCFFSGRSQRKINGFPSNSGSSLITRNSSPVSTAGLGSAVFFRHVSPFSLHDWRSIKRFLSKKCPLIRAYGAIRFDALANISSEWEAFGSFFFMIPQVEFNEFEGSSMLVTTIAWDDSLSWTFGKAVHALQATMSQVSSSIVKLRKEVPNTSILSSNNVPSKKLWDVGVDRALQMINKNNSPLIKVVLARSSVIRTAPDIDPLTWLATLQVESENAYQFCLQPPDAPSFIGNTPEQLFHRNRFDIYSEAMAGTRARGDSKALDLQIALDLLYSSKDDKEFSIVRECIKRNLEAVCTTILVEPEKTIRKLSRVQHLYARIRGRLRSEDDEFDILSSLHPTPAVCGFPTEEARVLIAETENFDRGMYAGPVGWFGGGESEFAVGIRSALVQKGLGALIYAGTGIVEGSCSSQEWDELELKTSQFTKLMNWSALS, from the exons AGATATAACCATTTTTGTTCACTATCCATGAACGGTTGCCAATCTCGAGACTCTAGAACTCCTGTGGGGATGACCGAAACTCGGACTTTTCCGTTCGTTTCAACCCCTGCAATGGCAATGGAAAGATTAAGTTCTGCAATTACCGAGTTGGGCTTTGACCCGCCGCTGTTAGGGTCTGGAATCATAAGGCTTGAG GTTCCAATTGAACAGCAAATTGAAGCAATCGACTGGCTGCATGGTCAGCAACATTTTCAGCATCTTCCTCGGTGTTTTTTCTCCGGAAGAAGCCAAAGAAAAATCAACGGATTTCCTTCTAATTCCGGTTCTTCGTTGATTACACGAAACTCCTCACCGGTCAGCACTGCTGGTCTGGGTTCTGCTGTCTTCTTTCGCCATGTCAGCCCCTTTTCACTCCACGATTGGCGGTCTATCAAGAG GTTCCTGTCTAAGAAGTGCCCGTTGATCCGTGCTTACGGGGCTATCCGTTTTGATGCATTGGCTAATATATCATCTGAATGGGAAGCTTTCGGGTCATTCTTCTTCATGATTCCACAG GTTGAGTTTAATGAGTTTGAAGGAAGTTCAATGCTAGTTACTACCATCGCATGGGATGACTCCCTTTCGTGGACATTTGGGAAGGCGGTACATGCACTTCAGGCAACCATGAGTCAGGTTTCGTCCAGTATCGTGAAGTTACGAAAAGAGGTTCCGAATACATCCATTCTCAGCAGCAATAATGTTCCCAGTAAGAAACTGTGGGATGTTGGTGTTGACAGAGCGTTGCAAATGATAAACAAAAACAACTCACCCCTTATCAAG GTTGTGCTTGCACGTAGCAGCGTAATTAGGACCGCCCCTGATATTGATCCTTTGACATGGTTGGCAACTTTACAG GTTGAGAGTGAAAATGCTTATCAGTTCTGTCTTCAGCCTCCTGATGCACCTTCCTTTATAGGGAACACT CCAGAGCAGTTATTTCATCGAAACAGATTCGATATTTATAGCGAGGCAATGGCTGGAACCCGGGCCAGAGGTGACTCAAAAGCCCTTGATCTGCAGATAGCCCTAGATTTACTTTACAG CTCTAAGGATGACAAGGAGTTCTCTATTGTACGGGAGTGCATAAAAAGAAACTTAGAG GCTGTCTGCACAACAATATTGGTTGAACCAGAGAAAACAATTCGAAAGCTCTCAAGAGTACAACACCTTTATGCTCGAATAAGAGGCAGACTAAGAAGTGAAGATGATGAG TTTGATATTTTGTCTTCGCTTCATCCAACACCAGCTGTGTGTGGATTCCCTACTGAAGAAGCACGAGTACTGATAGCAGAAACTG AAAACTTTGACCGAGGAATGTATGCTGGCCCCGTTGGGTGGTTCGGAGGAGGAGAGAGTGAGTTTGCGGTTGGTATAAGGTCAGCCTTGGTTCAAAAG GGGCTTGGGGCGTTAATATACGCGGGAACTGGGATAGTGGAAGGAAGTTGTTCATCACAGGAGTGGGATGAGCTGGAACTCAAGACATCTCAG TTCACAAAGCTGATGAACTGGAGTGCTCTCTCTTGA
- the LOC110907858 gene encoding isochorismate synthase, chloroplastic-like isoform X3, whose amino-acid sequence MMAAISTRHCIAHFMEPDSTKSNILDATRNTVYTPTQRYNHFCSLSMNGCQSRDSRTPVGMTETRTFPFVSTPAMAMERLSSAITELGFDPPLLGSGIIRLEVPIEQQIEAIDWLHGQQHFQHLPRCFFSGRSQRKINGFPSNSGSSLITRNSSPVSTAGLGSAVFFRHVSPFSLHDWRSIKRFLSKKCPLIRAYGAIRFDALANISSEWEAFGSFFFMIPQVEFNEFEGSSMLVTTIAWDDSLSWTFGKAVHALQATMSQVSSSIVKLRKEVPNTSILSSNNVPSKKLWDVGVDRALQMINKNNSPLIKVVLARSSVIRTAPDIDPLTWLATLQVESENAYQFCLQPPDAPSFIGNTPEQLFHRNRFDIYSEAMAGTRARGDSKALDLQIALDLLYSSKDDKEFSIVRECIKRNLEAVCTTILVEPEKTIRKLSRVQHLYARIRGRLRSEDDEFDILSSLHPTPAVCGFPTEEARVLIAETENFDRGMYAGPVGWFGGGESEFAVGIRSALVQKGLGALIYAGTGIVEGSCSSQEWDELELKTSQNKPLHSFS is encoded by the exons AGATATAACCATTTTTGTTCACTATCCATGAACGGTTGCCAATCTCGAGACTCTAGAACTCCTGTGGGGATGACCGAAACTCGGACTTTTCCGTTCGTTTCAACCCCTGCAATGGCAATGGAAAGATTAAGTTCTGCAATTACCGAGTTGGGCTTTGACCCGCCGCTGTTAGGGTCTGGAATCATAAGGCTTGAG GTTCCAATTGAACAGCAAATTGAAGCAATCGACTGGCTGCATGGTCAGCAACATTTTCAGCATCTTCCTCGGTGTTTTTTCTCCGGAAGAAGCCAAAGAAAAATCAACGGATTTCCTTCTAATTCCGGTTCTTCGTTGATTACACGAAACTCCTCACCGGTCAGCACTGCTGGTCTGGGTTCTGCTGTCTTCTTTCGCCATGTCAGCCCCTTTTCACTCCACGATTGGCGGTCTATCAAGAG GTTCCTGTCTAAGAAGTGCCCGTTGATCCGTGCTTACGGGGCTATCCGTTTTGATGCATTGGCTAATATATCATCTGAATGGGAAGCTTTCGGGTCATTCTTCTTCATGATTCCACAG GTTGAGTTTAATGAGTTTGAAGGAAGTTCAATGCTAGTTACTACCATCGCATGGGATGACTCCCTTTCGTGGACATTTGGGAAGGCGGTACATGCACTTCAGGCAACCATGAGTCAGGTTTCGTCCAGTATCGTGAAGTTACGAAAAGAGGTTCCGAATACATCCATTCTCAGCAGCAATAATGTTCCCAGTAAGAAACTGTGGGATGTTGGTGTTGACAGAGCGTTGCAAATGATAAACAAAAACAACTCACCCCTTATCAAG GTTGTGCTTGCACGTAGCAGCGTAATTAGGACCGCCCCTGATATTGATCCTTTGACATGGTTGGCAACTTTACAG GTTGAGAGTGAAAATGCTTATCAGTTCTGTCTTCAGCCTCCTGATGCACCTTCCTTTATAGGGAACACT CCAGAGCAGTTATTTCATCGAAACAGATTCGATATTTATAGCGAGGCAATGGCTGGAACCCGGGCCAGAGGTGACTCAAAAGCCCTTGATCTGCAGATAGCCCTAGATTTACTTTACAG CTCTAAGGATGACAAGGAGTTCTCTATTGTACGGGAGTGCATAAAAAGAAACTTAGAG GCTGTCTGCACAACAATATTGGTTGAACCAGAGAAAACAATTCGAAAGCTCTCAAGAGTACAACACCTTTATGCTCGAATAAGAGGCAGACTAAGAAGTGAAGATGATGAG TTTGATATTTTGTCTTCGCTTCATCCAACACCAGCTGTGTGTGGATTCCCTACTGAAGAAGCACGAGTACTGATAGCAGAAACTG AAAACTTTGACCGAGGAATGTATGCTGGCCCCGTTGGGTGGTTCGGAGGAGGAGAGAGTGAGTTTGCGGTTGGTATAAGGTCAGCCTTGGTTCAAAAG GGGCTTGGGGCGTTAATATACGCGGGAACTGGGATAGTGGAAGGAAGTTGTTCATCACAGGAGTGGGATGAGCTGGAACTCAAGACATCTCAG AACAAACCACTTCATTCATTCAGTTAA
- the LOC110907858 gene encoding isochorismate synthase, chloroplastic-like isoform X1 produces the protein MMAAISTRHCIAHFMEPDSTKSNILDATRNTVYTPTQRYNHFCSLSMNGCQSRDSRTPVGMTETRTFPFVSTPAMAMERLSSAITELGFDPPLLGSGIIRLEVPIEQQIEAIDWLHGQQHFQHLPRCFFSGRSQRKINGFPSNSGSSLITRNSSPVSTAGLGSAVFFRHVSPFSLHDWRSIKRFLSKKCPLIRAYGAIRFDALANISSEWEAFGSFFFMIPQVEFNEFEGSSMLVTTIAWDDSLSWTFGKAVHALQATMSQVSSSIVKLRKEVPNTSILSSNNVPSKKLWDVGVDRALQMINKNNSPLIKVVLARSSVIRTAPDIDPLTWLATLQVESENAYQFCLQPPDAPSFIGNTPEQLFHRNRFDIYSEAMAGTRARGDSKALDLQIALDLLYSSKDDKEFSIVRECIKRNLEAVCTTILVEPEKTIRKLSRVQHLYARIRGRLRSEDDEFDILSSLHPTPAVCGFPTEEARVLIAETENFDRGMYAGPVGWFGGGESEFAVGIRSALVQKGLGALIYAGTGIVEGSCSSQEWDELELKTSQFTKLMNWSALS, from the exons AGATATAACCATTTTTGTTCACTATCCATGAACGGTTGCCAATCTCGAGACTCTAGAACTCCTGTGGGGATGACCGAAACTCGGACTTTTCCGTTCGTTTCAACCCCTGCAATGGCAATGGAAAGATTAAGTTCTGCAATTACCGAGTTGGGCTTTGACCCGCCGCTGTTAGGGTCTGGAATCATAAGGCTTGAG GTTCCAATTGAACAGCAAATTGAAGCAATCGACTGGCTGCATGGTCAGCAACATTTTCAGCATCTTCCTCGGTGTTTTTTCTCCGGAAGAAGCCAAAGAAAAATCAACGGATTTCCTTCTAATTCCGGTTCTTCGTTGATTACACGAAACTCCTCACCGGTCAGCACTGCTGGTCTGGGTTCTGCTGTCTTCTTTCGCCATGTCAGCCCCTTTTCACTCCACGATTGGCGGTCTATCAAGAG GTTCCTGTCTAAGAAGTGCCCGTTGATCCGTGCTTACGGGGCTATCCGTTTTGATGCATTGGCTAATATATCATCTGAATGGGAAGCTTTCGGGTCATTCTTCTTCATGATTCCACAG GTTGAGTTTAATGAGTTTGAAGGAAGTTCAATGCTAGTTACTACCATCGCATGGGATGACTCCCTTTCGTGGACATTTGGGAAGGCGGTACATGCACTTCAGGCAACCATGAGTCAGGTTTCGTCCAGTATCGTGAAGTTACGAAAAGAGGTTCCGAATACATCCATTCTCAGCAGCAATAATGTTCCCAGTAAGAAACTGTGGGATGTTGGTGTTGACAGAGCGTTGCAAATGATAAACAAAAACAACTCACCCCTTATCAAG GTTGTGCTTGCACGTAGCAGCGTAATTAGGACCGCCCCTGATATTGATCCTTTGACATGGTTGGCAACTTTACAG GTTGAGAGTGAAAATGCTTATCAGTTCTGTCTTCAGCCTCCTGATGCACCTTCCTTTATAGGGAACACT CCAGAGCAGTTATTTCATCGAAACAGATTCGATATTTATAGCGAGGCAATGGCTGGAACCCGGGCCAGAGGTGACTCAAAAGCCCTTGATCTGCAGATAGCCCTAGATTTACTTTACAG CTCTAAGGATGACAAGGAGTTCTCTATTGTACGGGAGTGCATAAAAAGAAACTTAGAG GCTGTCTGCACAACAATATTGGTTGAACCAGAGAAAACAATTCGAAAGCTCTCAAGAGTACAACACCTTTATGCTCGAATAAGAGGCAGACTAAGAAGTGAAGATGATGAG TTTGATATTTTGTCTTCGCTTCATCCAACACCAGCTGTGTGTGGATTCCCTACTGAAGAAGCACGAGTACTGATAGCAGAAACTG AAAACTTTGACCGAGGAATGTATGCTGGCCCCGTTGGGTGGTTCGGAGGAGGAGAGAGTGAGTTTGCGGTTGGTATAAGGTCAGCCTTGGTTCAAAAG GGGCTTGGGGCGTTAATATACGCGGGAACTGGGATAGTGGAAGGAAGTTGTTCATCACAGGAGTGGGATGAGCTGGAACTCAAGACATCTCAG TTCACAAAGCTGATGAACTGGAGTGCTCTCTCTTGA